A DNA window from Ostrea edulis chromosome 5, xbOstEdul1.1, whole genome shotgun sequence contains the following coding sequences:
- the LOC125650632 gene encoding tubulin polymerization-promoting protein family member 2-like, whose protein sequence is MASGEDDYDVDALTEKLKAFALTQTKSSAKMDSKTVGKMAKQCWPKALQTRVDSSVFPKVMDKTTKSISLENKEQIRKFISESAIQYDDVTKKTKEFKKHEKLLAEKIIAADLGIKKTETSKTGGVDRMTDSSKYTGSHKERFDESGKGKGAEGRVDKADTSGYVGNYKGEGTFDKKK, encoded by the exons ATGGCATCGGGTGAAGATGACTATGACGTTGACGCTCTGACGGAAAAACTGAAGGCTTTTGCCTTGACTCAGACCAAGTCCTCGGCCAAGATGGACAGCAAGACAGTGGGCAAGATGGCCAAGCAATGCTGGCCGAAAGCCTTACAGACCCGAGTGGATTCTAGTGTCTTCCCCAAAGTCATGGACAAAACTACCAA GTCTATTAGCcttgaaaataaagaacaaatTCGAAAGTTCATATCGGAATCTGCCATACAGTATGATGACGTTACAAAGAAAACGAAAGAGTTCAAGAAACACGAAAAATTATTGGCTGAGAAAATCATTGCAGCTGATCTAGGAATTAAGAAAACG GAAACATCTAAAACTGGAGGCGTGGATCGCATGACAGACTCTTCCAAATACACGGGGTCGCATAAAGAGCGCTTTGACGAATCTGGGAAAGGCAAGGGGGCGGAGGGTCGTGTGGACAAGGCAGACACCTCTGGATATGTCGGAAATTACAAGGGAGAGGGGACTTTCGACAAGAAAAAATGA